The following are encoded in a window of Halosolutus halophilus genomic DNA:
- a CDS encoding NADH-quinone oxidoreductase subunit D, whose protein sequence is MAAHSSLEESPGGSGTDRPVADVVAEYAIDRDDHLNAPGFVVRPDEVQAALTALRDEAGFDHCACVTAQQYPDRFETIYHLRSYADPTREVSVVVQTPIDDPVGESAAPVYPTANWHEREAYDLVGIEYEGHPDLRRILLPETWQGHPLSLGYDQDQPQVVTLSEHANPIAGDERDPESDTMFLNIGPHHPSTHGVLHVETVLDGETVVDVDPDIGYIHRCEEQLCQQGTYRHQIMPYPDRWDWVSAGLLNEWAYARAAEDLADIEVPEYAQVVRTMGAELSRMAAHFIALGTYALDVVGEFTATFQYAMRDRELVLDLLEDLTGQRMMFNYFRLGGVVWDLPEPREEFLTGVRDVLDGLPAKIDEYHDLLVTNEVFQHRCVDTGVLDPETARRYGCTGPVARGSGIDYDLRRDDPYGYYSDLEWNVVTEPDGDNYARVLVRMGELEESARIVAQCCALLETWPSDDREIQANVPRTLKPDADAEIYRAVEGAKGELGIYVRSDGTDTPARFKIRSPCFSNLSVLPEIVRGEYVADLIAAIGSLDCIMGEVDR, encoded by the coding sequence ATGGCCGCACACTCGTCGCTCGAGGAGTCGCCCGGGGGATCGGGCACCGATCGCCCGGTCGCGGACGTGGTCGCCGAGTACGCGATCGATCGTGACGACCACCTGAACGCGCCCGGCTTCGTCGTCCGCCCGGACGAGGTCCAGGCGGCGCTGACCGCGCTCCGGGACGAGGCCGGGTTCGACCACTGTGCCTGCGTCACGGCCCAGCAGTACCCCGATCGGTTCGAGACGATCTACCACCTGCGATCCTACGCCGATCCGACCCGCGAGGTGAGCGTCGTCGTCCAGACACCGATCGACGACCCGGTGGGCGAGTCGGCCGCGCCGGTGTATCCGACGGCGAACTGGCACGAGCGGGAGGCTTACGACCTCGTCGGGATCGAGTACGAGGGCCACCCCGACCTGCGACGGATCCTGTTGCCCGAGACGTGGCAGGGCCACCCGCTCTCGCTCGGGTACGATCAGGATCAGCCACAGGTCGTCACCCTCTCCGAGCACGCGAACCCGATCGCCGGCGACGAGCGCGACCCCGAGTCCGACACGATGTTTCTCAACATTGGTCCGCATCACCCCTCGACTCACGGCGTGCTCCACGTCGAGACTGTCCTGGACGGGGAAACCGTGGTCGACGTCGACCCGGACATCGGCTACATCCACCGCTGCGAGGAGCAACTGTGTCAGCAGGGCACCTACCGTCACCAGATCATGCCCTACCCCGATCGCTGGGACTGGGTGTCCGCCGGCCTGCTGAACGAGTGGGCCTACGCTCGCGCCGCCGAGGACCTGGCCGATATCGAGGTCCCCGAGTACGCGCAGGTCGTCCGGACGATGGGCGCGGAGCTCTCCCGGATGGCCGCCCACTTCATCGCACTCGGCACCTACGCGCTGGACGTCGTCGGGGAGTTCACCGCGACCTTCCAGTACGCCATGCGCGATCGGGAACTCGTGCTCGACCTCCTGGAGGACCTGACCGGCCAGCGGATGATGTTCAACTACTTCCGGCTGGGCGGGGTCGTGTGGGACCTGCCGGAGCCGCGCGAGGAGTTCCTCACCGGAGTCCGGGACGTCCTCGACGGGCTCCCCGCGAAGATCGACGAGTACCACGACCTGCTCGTCACGAACGAGGTCTTCCAGCACCGGTGCGTCGACACCGGCGTCCTCGATCCGGAGACGGCCAGACGGTACGGCTGTACCGGGCCGGTCGCGCGGGGCTCCGGGATCGACTACGATCTCCGGCGCGACGACCCCTACGGCTACTACTCCGACCTCGAGTGGAACGTCGTCACCGAACCGGACGGCGACAACTACGCGCGGGTGCTCGTCCGCATGGGGGAACTCGAGGAGTCCGCGAGGATCGTCGCCCAGTGCTGTGCCCTCCTCGAGACCTGGCCCAGCGACGATCGGGAGATCCAGGCCAATGTCCCGCGGACGCTCAAACCCGACGCCGACGCCGAGATCTATCGTGCGGTCGAGGGGGCCAAGGGCGAACTCGGGATCTACGTCCGGTCGGACGGGACCGACACGCCCGCCCGGTTCAAGATCCGCAGCCCCTGTTTCTCGAACCTCTCGGTCCTTCCCGAGATCGTCCGCGGGGAGTACGTCGCGGACCTGATCGCGGCGATCGGAAGCCTGGACTGCATCATGGGCGAAGTCGATCGGTAG
- a CDS encoding Gfo/Idh/MocA family protein, whose translation MSNADDRVRLGVVGLGFMGQTHAANAEAFGHEVVAGADLVAETRTEFAETYDARTYEEFAEMYDGENLDAVAVSTPNTFHEEAVVAALERGYDVFCEKPLADDLESAERIAAAAAEADGFCAVNFHNRVSTAAEVFADYRAEGYFGEITHVDANYVRRRGIPGVGSWFTSEELAGGGAVVDIGVHAIDFALYLLGYPEVEEVFAVTRTEFGQRDDYVDPGDWYDETEEAVFDVEDSATAMIRCADDRTISLEVTWAANQAETTDFVVRGTEAGAELELGGEALTMFRSGTQGTDHNLDATLTEGSIDHAGWEGSDRRFLEAVASGEPHELGTVDQALTVQRVMDAIYRSAERGTSVSID comes from the coding sequence ATGAGTAATGCAGACGATCGCGTCCGCCTGGGCGTCGTCGGACTCGGGTTCATGGGACAGACGCACGCCGCCAACGCCGAGGCGTTCGGCCACGAGGTCGTCGCCGGTGCCGACCTCGTCGCCGAGACGCGCACGGAGTTCGCGGAGACGTACGACGCGCGGACCTACGAGGAGTTCGCGGAGATGTACGACGGCGAAAATCTGGACGCCGTCGCGGTCTCGACGCCGAACACGTTCCACGAGGAGGCGGTCGTCGCGGCGCTCGAACGCGGCTACGACGTCTTCTGTGAGAAACCCCTCGCGGACGACCTCGAGAGCGCCGAGCGGATCGCCGCCGCGGCCGCGGAGGCCGACGGCTTCTGCGCGGTGAACTTCCACAACCGCGTCTCGACGGCCGCCGAGGTGTTCGCGGACTACCGCGCCGAGGGCTACTTCGGCGAGATCACCCACGTCGACGCGAACTACGTCCGTCGCCGCGGCATCCCCGGCGTCGGTTCGTGGTTCACCAGCGAGGAACTGGCCGGCGGCGGTGCCGTCGTCGACATCGGCGTCCACGCGATCGACTTCGCGCTCTACCTGCTGGGGTATCCCGAGGTCGAGGAGGTCTTCGCCGTCACCCGGACCGAGTTCGGTCAGCGCGACGACTACGTGGATCCCGGCGACTGGTACGACGAAACCGAGGAGGCGGTGTTCGACGTCGAGGACTCGGCGACGGCGATGATCCGCTGTGCGGACGATCGGACGATCTCGCTCGAGGTTACGTGGGCCGCCAATCAGGCCGAGACGACCGACTTCGTCGTCCGCGGGACCGAAGCCGGTGCCGAACTGGAACTCGGCGGCGAGGCGCTCACGATGTTCCGCAGCGGCACGCAGGGCACCGATCACAACCTCGATGCGACGCTGACCGAGGGATCGATCGACCACGCCGGCTGGGAGGGCAGCGATAGGCGATTCCTCGAGGCCGTAGCTTCCGGCGAACCACACGAACTCGGTACCGTCGATCAGGCGCTGACCGTCCAGCGCGTGATGGACGCCATCTATCGCTCCGCCGAGCGGGGAACGTCCGTCTCGATCGACTGA
- the surE gene encoding 5'/3'-nucleotidase SurE, whose protein sequence is MSDGPHILLTNDDGIDAPGLRALADELSSIGTVRVLAPADNRSAVGRSLTYGRTAGEDDEPAIGFENAQFSSPVPHADHDLGYAIDGTPCDCVVVGLGALDPEPDVVVAGCNPGANLGAYVLSRSGTVSAAMEAAFLDTPSVAVSMDTLGHDGDLTPGSFAEPAALAADLVEYALEHDVFERVDYFNVNTPGPHRETTAVELTRPSTVYEMDGSVENGEFRLHNRLWEQMADGSIPDEPGTDRRAILADRTSISPLSVPYRSTAHEALDRFVDEYPA, encoded by the coding sequence ATGAGCGACGGCCCACACATCCTGCTGACCAACGACGACGGCATCGACGCGCCCGGCCTCCGCGCGCTGGCCGACGAACTCTCGTCGATCGGCACGGTCCGGGTGCTCGCGCCCGCGGACAACCGGAGCGCGGTCGGTCGGTCGCTCACGTACGGTCGGACCGCGGGCGAGGACGACGAACCCGCGATCGGATTCGAGAACGCCCAGTTCTCGAGTCCGGTCCCCCACGCCGACCACGACCTCGGCTACGCGATCGACGGGACGCCCTGCGATTGCGTCGTCGTCGGACTGGGAGCACTCGATCCCGAACCCGACGTCGTCGTCGCCGGCTGTAACCCGGGTGCGAACCTCGGGGCGTACGTTCTCTCCCGATCGGGGACCGTCAGCGCCGCGATGGAGGCCGCGTTTCTCGACACGCCGTCGGTCGCCGTCTCGATGGATACGCTCGGCCACGACGGAGATCTCACTCCCGGGTCGTTCGCGGAACCGGCCGCGCTGGCGGCCGACCTCGTCGAGTACGCACTCGAGCACGACGTCTTCGAGCGCGTCGACTATTTCAACGTCAACACGCCGGGGCCACACCGCGAGACGACCGCCGTCGAACTCACGCGCCCGTCAACCGTCTACGAGATGGACGGTAGCGTCGAGAACGGCGAGTTCCGACTCCACAACCGGCTCTGGGAGCAGATGGCCGACGGATCGATCCCCGACGAACCCGGGACCGATCGCCGGGCGATCCTCGCCGATCGGACCAGCATCTCGCCGCTGTCGGTGCCGTACCGATCGACGGCCCACGAGGCGCTCGATCGATTCGTGGACGAGTATCCGGCTTGA
- a CDS encoding DUF5808 domain-containing protein: protein MADKPTSGEILGVPYNFERPSIGRMLSSYWRPGEGMLVEKPFGVGYTLNLANWRSWVVVLVAGALLWQQEQDTGGSTEDTDDEPVEVIVDDESGD from the coding sequence ATGGCAGACAAGCCCACTTCCGGTGAGATTCTCGGGGTGCCGTACAACTTCGAACGACCCAGCATCGGCCGGATGCTCTCCTCGTACTGGCGGCCCGGGGAAGGAATGCTCGTCGAGAAACCCTTCGGCGTCGGCTACACCCTGAACCTCGCCAACTGGCGATCTTGGGTCGTCGTTCTCGTCGCCGGCGCGCTCCTCTGGCAGCAAGAACAGGATACGGGCGGGAGCACCGAAGATACCGACGACGAACCGGTCGAGGTCATCGTCGACGACGAGAGCGGCGACTGA
- the pcp gene encoding pyroglutamyl-peptidase I yields the protein MSDVLLTGYEPFGDFETNPALRLATRLDGTDVGSGTVVGRELPVAFDRATPQLEAAVAEHDPEIVCALGLAAGRRTLTIERVGINLRDTSGSGVPDNADREVVDDPVVDDGPDAYFATLPVREMTEAMQEAGVPTQLSTDAGTHLCNNLLYAARHLVETTDHDFRAGFVHVPFSHAQAAARADGEPSMALETMETGLAVGLEAALEGVTDTAATADADVGADPGE from the coding sequence ATGAGCGACGTCCTGCTTACGGGGTACGAACCGTTCGGCGACTTCGAGACGAATCCCGCACTTCGGCTCGCGACGCGACTCGACGGCACCGACGTCGGATCGGGGACGGTCGTCGGCCGGGAACTCCCCGTCGCGTTCGATCGGGCGACACCGCAACTCGAGGCCGCCGTGGCGGAACACGACCCCGAGATCGTCTGTGCGCTCGGACTGGCGGCCGGCAGACGCACCCTCACGATCGAACGGGTCGGGATCAATCTTCGGGATACGTCCGGGTCCGGGGTTCCGGACAACGCCGATCGGGAAGTCGTCGACGACCCCGTCGTCGACGACGGGCCGGACGCGTACTTCGCGACGCTGCCGGTACGAGAGATGACGGAGGCGATGCAGGAGGCGGGCGTACCGACGCAGCTCTCGACCGACGCCGGGACGCACCTCTGTAACAACCTGTTGTACGCAGCACGTCACCTCGTCGAGACGACCGATCACGACTTTCGGGCCGGGTTCGTCCACGTCCCGTTCTCGCACGCACAAGCGGCTGCGAGGGCCGACGGCGAGCCGAGTATGGCACTCGAGACGATGGAGACCGGACTCGCCGTGGGTCTCGAGGCGGCACTCGAAGGCGTGACCGATACTGCAGCGACCGCCGACGCGGACGTCGGGGCCGACCCGGGGGAGTGA
- a CDS encoding helix-turn-helix domain-containing protein: MKRVRITLAPAGEYAPPIYRLLAGGAAYLDRVEICNWNVATPPSAFLLWLRGDYRRFETELERRENVHEYEILPITDRECHCFFEGTVSSAARSLFENFTRGSLMTVPPIECNDDGSNTYTIIGSERDTQAAIDGVPDGVDVTVEAVGGETVAPESAVGRLSPRQREAIETALAIGYYDVPREATIDDIARELDCGTATAAEHLQKGESNLIAALFDG, translated from the coding sequence ATGAAACGCGTTCGCATCACGCTCGCTCCCGCCGGCGAGTACGCTCCGCCGATCTATCGACTGCTCGCGGGCGGTGCCGCGTACCTCGATCGGGTCGAGATCTGCAACTGGAACGTCGCGACGCCGCCGTCGGCGTTCCTGCTGTGGCTCCGCGGCGACTACCGGCGGTTCGAGACCGAACTGGAGCGGCGCGAAAACGTCCACGAGTACGAGATCCTCCCGATCACGGACCGGGAGTGTCACTGTTTTTTCGAGGGGACGGTCTCGTCGGCCGCACGATCCCTGTTCGAGAACTTCACGCGGGGAAGCCTGATGACGGTCCCGCCGATCGAGTGCAACGACGACGGGAGCAACACCTACACGATCATCGGTTCCGAGCGGGACACTCAGGCCGCGATCGATGGCGTTCCCGACGGCGTCGACGTCACCGTCGAGGCGGTCGGCGGCGAGACCGTCGCCCCCGAGAGCGCGGTCGGTCGCCTCTCTCCCCGCCAGCGCGAGGCGATCGAGACCGCACTGGCGATCGGGTACTACGACGTCCCGCGCGAGGCGACGATCGACGACATCGCCCGCGAACTGGACTGCGGGACCGCGACGGCGGCGGAACACCTCCAGAAGGGGGAGTCGAACCTGATCGCGGCCCTGTTCGACGGGTGA
- a CDS encoding YgaP family membrane protein, with protein sequence MQQNVGRYDRIVRGVLGIWLVVVALAAYQDDERERAAIAGIAGLGLLNNALLGFCGGNYLFGVDTTGESCSAA encoded by the coding sequence ATGCAGCAAAACGTCGGCCGATACGATCGCATCGTTCGTGGCGTTCTCGGCATCTGGCTCGTCGTCGTCGCACTCGCGGCCTACCAGGACGACGAACGCGAGCGGGCGGCGATCGCGGGGATAGCCGGCCTCGGTTTACTCAATAACGCGTTGCTCGGATTCTGCGGCGGAAACTACCTGTTCGGCGTCGATACGACGGGCGAGTCCTGCTCCGCGGCGTGA